A genomic region of Desulfomonilaceae bacterium contains the following coding sequences:
- a CDS encoding HigA family addiction module antitoxin, with product MKKAAKYKFKPDYAVSPGEILEETLDARCIQKTDFALRTGLSQKTIYGIIAGNAPVSPETALALERVLSTPAEVWLNLQATYDAFVARKKASIRTAEEISWAKSFPLKDLEKIGMIDSSQDSVENGLRFFGVASIDAWKKIYGKRIERLTKSLGSKDRLYSNLTWLRMVEIKASEIETDPFDETKYKRCLSRFDKSDKQDPYRLIDTISNDCRQSGVALVLAPQLGRANINGAAFWQTPSKRVIAIGVRDNNDNQSWLKFLNEALRLHRHRKKEIFIDEQEIPTRNRSASKKRNSSLTGGSATC from the coding sequence ATGAAGAAAGCGGCTAAATATAAATTCAAACCTGATTATGCAGTATCCCCAGGCGAAATCCTTGAAGAGACTCTTGATGCTCGCTGTATACAAAAGACGGATTTTGCTCTTCGTACAGGCCTCTCACAAAAGACCATATATGGCATTATTGCTGGAAATGCCCCAGTTTCCCCGGAGACGGCGTTAGCGCTTGAACGGGTCCTGAGCACTCCTGCTGAGGTCTGGCTTAATCTACAGGCAACATATGACGCGTTCGTCGCTAGGAAAAAGGCTTCAATCAGAACGGCAGAGGAGATTTCCTGGGCGAAATCATTTCCACTCAAAGACCTTGAGAAGATAGGAATGATTGATTCATCCCAAGACTCCGTGGAAAACGGATTGCGTTTCTTTGGAGTAGCTTCGATCGACGCGTGGAAGAAAATTTATGGCAAGAGGATTGAGCGCTTGACCAAGTCATTGGGGTCTAAAGACCGTCTGTATAGCAATCTGACGTGGCTTCGTATGGTCGAAATTAAGGCCTCCGAAATTGAAACAGACCCTTTTGATGAAACAAAATATAAGAGATGTCTGTCAAGGTTCGACAAATCTGACAAACAAGACCCTTATAGACTAATCGACACTATTTCTAACGATTGCCGGCAATCAGGAGTGGCCTTAGTATTGGCCCCACAATTAGGGAGAGCCAATATTAATGGAGCAGCATTTTGGCAAACCCCATCCAAACGTGTTATCGCTATTGGAGTTAGAGACAACAATGACAATCAATCATGGTTGAAATTCTTGAATGAGGCCTTACGCCTGCATCGCCACAGGAAGAAAGAAATTTTTATTGATGAACAGGAAATTCCAACTAGAAATCGCTCAGCTTCAAAAAAGCGAAATAGCTCTCTCACTGGAGGAAGCGCAACCTGTTGA
- a CDS encoding recombinase family protein: MGNTIGYIRVSNTLQAEEGVSLEAQSRKIMSYCDLHDVELIEIVEDSGLSGKSISGCPGIHRVLNLVKSRKVKNVVSSSQSPDGYNYRSEYGSFKLLNF, encoded by the coding sequence ATGGGAAACACAATCGGCTATATTAGGGTTTCAAACACACTCCAGGCCGAAGAAGGTGTCAGTTTAGAGGCTCAGAGCAGGAAAATCATGTCCTATTGTGATCTCCATGACGTGGAATTAATTGAGATAGTAGAAGATTCAGGGCTTTCGGGAAAGTCGATCAGTGGGTGCCCCGGTATCCACAGAGTCCTTAATCTAGTCAAGTCCCGGAAAGTGAAAAATGTCGTGTCGTCCTCACAGAGCCCGGATGGTTATAATTATAGGTCTGAATACGGTTCCTTTAAACTTTTGAATTTCTAA
- a CDS encoding trypsin-like peptidase domain-containing protein, translated as MKSRSWSAIITILTILVAGVVIGMWLNKRPAVVSKPAPPPEAYKALETDESVVMRVYKELSPAVVNVVTKTLAYNFWMQVVPQTGQGTGFVIDQQGHILTNSHVVGHSQNIEVTFIGERKLPAKLIGQDPVSDLAVIKVDPFKGMEVAPLGDSDNLSVGQRVIAIGNPFGFQHTVTAGFISALNRDIVVDQRTMIGMIQTDAAINPGNSGGPLINSRGKVIGINTAIFSQTGGFMGIGLALPIDRAKKVAHQILKLGRAVYPWSGIVSGTDIDPQLAQSLGAPSVKGFLITMVAQGSPAYQSGLRGGNQFAGVYRGRPLLLGGDIVTALDDIPTPTFDDFQNLISQKNIGDEVKLTVDKGGKPATVKIKLGEDPRIGR; from the coding sequence ATGAAATCTCGTAGTTGGTCTGCGATAATTACAATTCTAACAATTCTTGTCGCAGGGGTGGTCATAGGCATGTGGCTCAACAAACGGCCCGCTGTTGTTTCAAAGCCGGCGCCTCCACCTGAAGCTTATAAGGCGCTCGAGACGGATGAATCGGTTGTAATGAGGGTTTATAAAGAGCTTAGCCCTGCCGTGGTCAATGTTGTTACTAAGACGCTCGCATACAATTTCTGGATGCAGGTAGTTCCGCAAACCGGCCAGGGAACAGGATTCGTAATTGACCAACAAGGACACATCTTGACCAACAGCCACGTAGTTGGCCATAGTCAAAATATTGAAGTGACCTTCATCGGGGAGCGAAAACTTCCGGCGAAACTGATCGGACAGGACCCTGTGAGTGACCTTGCGGTAATTAAGGTGGATCCCTTCAAGGGAATGGAGGTAGCTCCTCTTGGGGATTCCGACAACCTTTCCGTCGGCCAGCGTGTGATAGCCATAGGGAATCCGTTTGGTTTTCAACATACTGTTACCGCTGGTTTCATAAGCGCTTTGAACAGAGACATCGTAGTCGATCAAAGGACTATGATCGGAATGATCCAGACGGATGCGGCCATTAACCCTGGTAACAGCGGAGGGCCACTTATCAATTCAAGGGGTAAAGTCATAGGGATCAACACAGCCATATTTAGTCAGACCGGCGGGTTTATGGGGATAGGCCTGGCTCTCCCGATTGATAGGGCTAAAAAAGTTGCGCATCAAATATTGAAACTGGGCCGTGCAGTATATCCCTGGTCGGGGATAGTTTCGGGCACAGACATTGATCCTCAATTGGCTCAAAGTCTCGGGGCGCCTTCAGTTAAGGGATTCTTGATCACCATGGTGGCTCAAGGGAGCCCCGCTTACCAGAGCGGCCTCAGAGGCGGGAATCAGTTTGCCGGTGTCTATCGAGGCCGTCCTTTGCTGCTTGGTGGAGATATAGTTACAGCGTTGGATGACATTCCAACTCCGACATTTGATGATTTCCAGAATCTTATTTCTCAGAAAAACATAGGGGATGAGGTCAAATTAACAGTGGACAAAGGCGGCAAGCCAGCGACTGTGAAGATTAAACTGGGGGAGGACCCCAGAATCGGTCGCTAA
- a CDS encoding PBP1A family penicillin-binding protein, which yields MTKEKSRFNYLKAFSGMFVWLGVGLPLLLLCGLIFGSLGSVFGVYLVFSKDLPKIPDLRAYRPKTVSTFFADDGSVIGLFYKEKRFPIPLDTIPPHVMNAFLAAEDARFFSHPGIDLLGIARAAIRNLKSGEFSQGASTITQQVTRNFILTKEKKLSRKIREAILSFRLEKSLSKQEILSLYLNEIYLGRGAYGVEAAARTYFGKSTEGLTVAEAAMIAGLVSNPNRSAPPKNLENAMKRREFVLSSMLRNSFITQEQFQKAMDEVPAFRENLPNPFTRAPYFTEAVRQKIIEKYGAKRLYNEGLQVWTTLDPRLQDTAASALLKGAQGWEKRERRPQGLLKRLKPLEAKEFVNSSSPESFKVGETVQALVLSSPENKKQKGKKNAAPGSEEYLLSLNGNIKFHMKLAQGSVYRPNDLLDFRVTQSDEKNFSLQQITAPPIQGAVVCIENSSGYIRALVGGMDFDKSHFNRATQAMRQPGSAFKPVVYSAALENGAYSPNTMVVDEPIAVLIDPSEPEWMPSNSDGGFIGSTNLTRALALSRNIVAVKLLMDVGLDTTISMARSMGIKSPLGHNLSLGLGSSEVTPLELTSAYTVFPNMGALITPVMIKKVVDRFGNVLEDNTRPIINPNDNKDPSPAWIANKIVEVDPVHPGPGQDLDDEDVTNHASVQDNPVVETNQPSLHLESVLKGSFPSIKGPETRTIERAMSPQAAFLMVNMLTQTCVSGTASNVAKMRRTDLAGKTGTTDGCADAWFIGFNPSYTTGVWIGFDSKISLGKHEYGGIAALPVWMDFMSEALKGTVSQAYTPPPGIAFRSRLQQTDPYGNRANNSGPDFDPSFGAKQYCPVDAPHFMVGGPAGYPMGIQTGYSSGYMYQGAMRVLSPTGQTLGYASTLNDDRGRTLLYPESSYDGRMGYSELQESYDSQGMNEGNPYDQSGAGYMNQYPSQIWGR from the coding sequence ATGACTAAAGAAAAATCAAGATTCAATTACCTGAAGGCTTTTAGCGGAATGTTTGTCTGGCTGGGAGTAGGCCTGCCGTTATTGCTGCTCTGCGGGCTGATATTCGGTTCTTTAGGGTCAGTATTCGGCGTATATCTCGTTTTTTCAAAAGATCTTCCAAAAATACCGGATCTGAGAGCTTACCGGCCTAAAACGGTTTCCACGTTTTTTGCCGATGATGGGTCAGTTATCGGTCTTTTTTACAAAGAAAAGCGATTCCCAATTCCTTTGGATACAATCCCCCCTCATGTAATGAACGCGTTTCTAGCGGCTGAAGACGCCAGGTTTTTCTCACATCCGGGAATCGACTTGCTGGGAATAGCCAGAGCCGCAATCAGGAACCTCAAGTCAGGTGAATTCTCTCAGGGCGCTAGCACAATCACTCAACAGGTCACAAGGAATTTTATTCTGACCAAGGAAAAGAAGCTGTCGAGGAAAATCAGAGAGGCCATTCTCTCTTTCAGACTGGAGAAGTCTTTATCCAAACAGGAAATACTCAGCCTTTATCTAAATGAAATATATCTCGGACGAGGAGCTTATGGTGTAGAAGCCGCGGCGAGGACTTATTTTGGGAAATCAACGGAGGGGTTAACGGTTGCAGAGGCCGCCATGATCGCGGGGCTTGTTTCAAATCCTAACAGGAGCGCTCCTCCAAAGAATCTCGAAAACGCCATGAAAAGAAGGGAATTTGTCCTTAGCAGCATGCTCCGAAACAGTTTTATAACGCAGGAACAGTTTCAGAAAGCGATGGATGAAGTCCCCGCATTCCGGGAGAATCTTCCCAATCCCTTCACCAGAGCGCCATACTTCACTGAGGCTGTGCGCCAGAAGATCATTGAAAAGTATGGAGCGAAGCGACTTTACAATGAGGGGCTGCAAGTCTGGACCACACTGGACCCGCGTCTGCAGGATACGGCCGCGTCTGCTCTGTTAAAGGGGGCGCAAGGTTGGGAGAAGCGCGAGCGTCGACCACAGGGACTATTGAAAAGATTGAAACCATTGGAAGCTAAAGAGTTTGTTAACAGCTCGTCTCCAGAGTCTTTCAAGGTAGGTGAGACAGTGCAGGCGTTGGTGCTGTCTTCTCCGGAAAACAAGAAACAAAAAGGCAAGAAAAATGCCGCTCCTGGCTCCGAAGAATACCTTCTGTCTCTAAATGGCAATATCAAATTCCATATGAAACTTGCTCAAGGATCAGTATACAGACCTAATGATCTCCTTGATTTCCGGGTTACCCAATCTGATGAGAAGAATTTTTCACTCCAACAAATTACGGCGCCGCCGATACAGGGCGCTGTTGTCTGCATAGAAAACAGCAGTGGATACATAAGGGCCCTTGTAGGAGGGATGGATTTTGATAAATCCCACTTCAACAGGGCCACTCAGGCTATGCGTCAACCAGGAAGCGCTTTCAAGCCGGTTGTTTATTCAGCGGCTCTTGAGAATGGGGCCTATAGTCCCAACACCATGGTTGTTGACGAACCAATTGCGGTATTGATCGATCCGAGTGAGCCGGAGTGGATGCCTTCCAACTCGGATGGCGGTTTTATCGGTTCAACCAACCTGACAAGAGCCTTGGCTTTATCCCGAAACATTGTCGCTGTGAAGCTACTCATGGATGTAGGGCTGGACACTACCATCAGCATGGCGAGAAGCATGGGAATAAAATCCCCATTAGGTCATAACCTGTCTCTGGGGCTCGGCTCATCAGAGGTCACGCCGCTTGAGCTAACCAGCGCATATACGGTGTTCCCCAACATGGGGGCTTTGATAACCCCTGTAATGATCAAGAAGGTAGTGGACCGTTTTGGGAATGTGCTTGAAGACAATACCAGACCTATCATAAATCCCAATGACAACAAGGATCCTTCCCCAGCCTGGATAGCGAATAAAATTGTGGAAGTTGACCCAGTCCATCCTGGTCCCGGTCAAGATCTAGACGATGAGGATGTTACAAACCATGCTTCTGTCCAGGACAATCCGGTGGTTGAAACAAATCAACCCAGCCTGCATCTCGAATCTGTGCTAAAAGGCTCCTTTCCAAGCATTAAGGGCCCTGAAACAAGGACCATTGAAAGGGCGATGAGTCCTCAAGCAGCGTTTCTCATGGTCAACATGCTCACGCAGACATGCGTTTCAGGCACAGCTTCCAATGTGGCGAAAATGCGCAGGACGGACCTGGCTGGTAAAACCGGCACGACGGACGGATGCGCCGATGCATGGTTCATAGGATTCAATCCTAGTTACACAACTGGTGTATGGATCGGTTTTGATTCTAAAATCTCACTCGGCAAGCATGAATATGGGGGCATAGCAGCTCTGCCGGTATGGATGGATTTCATGAGTGAAGCGCTCAAAGGGACAGTGTCTCAAGCCTATACCCCTCCACCGGGTATCGCTTTCCGGTCCCGACTTCAACAAACAGATCCTTATGGCAATAGGGCGAATAATTCAGGACCTGACTTTGATCCAAGTTTCGGGGCGAAGCAATATTGTCCTGTTGACGCTCCGCACTTCATGGTCGGAGGACCTGCTGGTTATCCTATGGGAATACAGACAGGGTACTCTTCAGGCTACATGTATCAAGGGGCAATGAGGGTACTGTCCCCAACGGGGCAAACACTGGGTTACGCATCCACATTAAATGATGACAGGGGACGGACGTTGCTTTATCCTGAAAGCTCCTACGATGGGCGAATGGGCTATTCTGAATTGCAGGAATCATATGATAGTCAGGGCATGAACGAGGGTAATCCGTACGATCAGTCGGGCGCGGGTTATATGAATCAATATCCTTCTCAGATCTGGGGTAGATAA
- the ispF gene encoding 2-C-methyl-D-erythritol 2,4-cyclodiphosphate synthase — translation MRIGQGFDAHRLVADRRLILGGVDIDHPFGLEGHSDADVLVHAVIDALLGAAGLGDIGMMFPDTDPKYKGASSIGLLSDVCARIVLLGLKISNVDVTLFAEKPKIGPYRESMRRNVSEALAIDVNRVNIKATTTEGLGFIGRHEGLAASAVALLEEIQDL, via the coding sequence TTGCGAATAGGACAAGGATTTGACGCCCACAGACTTGTCGCTGACAGGCGGCTGATTTTAGGTGGAGTTGACATTGATCATCCTTTCGGACTCGAAGGCCATTCGGACGCCGACGTGTTGGTTCATGCGGTGATCGACGCGTTGCTGGGCGCTGCAGGACTTGGCGACATTGGAATGATGTTCCCCGACACAGACCCAAAATACAAAGGGGCTTCAAGTATTGGTCTTTTGTCTGATGTCTGCGCCAGGATAGTGCTTTTAGGACTTAAGATTTCGAATGTTGATGTGACTCTTTTTGCGGAAAAACCCAAAATTGGTCCCTACAGGGAATCGATGCGTCGGAACGTATCTGAAGCTTTAGCAATTGATGTAAATCGTGTAAACATTAAGGCCACTACAACTGAAGGTCTTGGATTTATAGGCAGACATGAGGGGTTGGCCGCTTCTGCGGTAGCGTTGCTCGAAGAAATCCAGGACTTGTGA
- the cysS gene encoding cysteine--tRNA ligase: protein MELKIYNTLTRKKGPFLPVHPGKVGMYVCGVTVYDMCHIGHARSVVLFDVIYRHLLKSGFDVTYVRNFTDIDDKIINRANQRGENWQELAERYIREFHVDMDSLGVRRPTIEPKATDHIQDIISLIGELISQNHAYEVDGDVMFSVSSFSSYGKLSGKKTEDLVSGARVGVDEKKKDPLDFALWKAAKQGEPFWNSPWGPGRPGWHIECSAMSMKYLGSSFDIHGGGADLTFPHHENEIAQSEAATGEPFAKYWIHNGFVNIRSEKMSKSLGNVLNIRDILKEVHPEALRLFLLSSHYRSPLDYNDTSIREASVGLERLYSALASLEELIKMNGASNDLPEELLDLDAKFREALDDDFNTPRGLALLFEASRAINRIHTEAGKNRDNAPRPDLVEKAGESLTGWARDVFGLLNESPETFIENARRSGAKDLSITEEEIEELVQARSDARKNKNFKLGDDIRNKLLGLGILIEDGPTGSSWRVKD, encoded by the coding sequence ATGGAGTTGAAAATCTACAATACACTGACTAGAAAAAAGGGTCCGTTTCTACCAGTTCACCCGGGAAAAGTTGGGATGTATGTATGCGGAGTGACGGTCTATGACATGTGTCATATTGGCCATGCTCGATCTGTCGTGCTCTTCGATGTCATATACAGGCATCTCCTGAAAAGCGGTTTTGATGTCACCTATGTCCGAAATTTTACTGATATTGACGACAAGATCATAAATCGGGCCAACCAGCGGGGGGAAAACTGGCAAGAACTAGCTGAGCGATACATAAGAGAATTTCATGTGGATATGGATTCCCTCGGCGTCAGGCGACCTACAATAGAACCCAAGGCTACTGATCATATTCAGGACATAATATCGCTAATCGGTGAGCTAATATCACAAAACCACGCTTACGAAGTTGATGGGGATGTTATGTTCTCAGTCTCCAGTTTTTCATCTTATGGCAAGCTCTCGGGCAAAAAGACCGAAGACCTGGTTTCAGGGGCCCGTGTCGGTGTCGACGAAAAAAAGAAAGATCCACTAGATTTTGCTTTGTGGAAAGCGGCCAAACAAGGCGAACCGTTTTGGAACAGCCCGTGGGGCCCGGGCAGACCAGGCTGGCATATCGAGTGTTCAGCAATGAGCATGAAGTACCTTGGATCAAGTTTCGACATACATGGAGGTGGAGCCGACCTTACATTTCCACACCACGAAAATGAGATAGCCCAGTCTGAAGCAGCCACAGGGGAGCCTTTTGCGAAGTATTGGATACACAATGGTTTCGTAAACATACGTTCGGAGAAAATGTCCAAATCTCTCGGGAACGTTCTGAATATCAGAGACATCCTCAAGGAAGTTCATCCCGAAGCCTTGCGCTTATTTTTGCTGTCAAGTCACTACCGTAGTCCACTGGACTATAATGACACTTCCATCAGGGAAGCGTCCGTAGGTCTAGAGCGTCTTTACTCAGCCCTGGCATCCTTGGAAGAACTCATAAAAATGAACGGCGCATCAAATGACCTGCCCGAAGAACTGTTGGACCTGGACGCCAAATTTCGGGAAGCCCTGGATGATGATTTTAATACCCCCAGAGGGTTGGCGCTACTTTTTGAAGCTTCAAGGGCTATCAACCGAATCCACACTGAGGCCGGAAAGAATCGGGATAATGCGCCCAGGCCGGATCTTGTTGAAAAGGCGGGCGAAAGTTTGACGGGATGGGCTCGCGATGTTTTCGGGCTGTTGAACGAGTCTCCGGAAACATTCATAGAAAATGCTCGCCGGTCAGGAGCCAAGGACCTCAGTATAACCGAAGAAGAAATTGAAGAATTGGTTCAGGCAAGATCTGACGCCAGAAAGAACAAGAATTTCAAGCTAGGCGATGATATACGAAATAAGCTTTTGGGATTAGGAATCTTGATAGAAGATGGCCCCACTGGATCTAGCTGGCGAGTCAAAGACTAA
- a CDS encoding ATP-binding cassette domain-containing protein translates to MEIRVENLNCSFNRGTPLERQALKNISFVVPSGKIVGILGLVGSGKTTLVRTLNGLLKPDSGRIVLGGADISKYGSDLRKKVALVFQHPEKQLFEETVFRDIAFPLINNDDFSEEDVEVLVSKACSRVRLEIDEIRDRSPFELSSGEKRRVALAGALVNDPEILILDEPASDLDPPSLVTLKDFIRSFNNGGSRTVMIVSHEMDCFLSELDLLLVIHEGQEVCFGSIRKVCSELRNHSELRRILPTVGLLVEELRSRNISMPKDTFDLQSIRDSIVQAFRSGRLLN, encoded by the coding sequence TTGGAAATTAGAGTAGAAAATCTAAATTGCAGTTTCAATCGCGGAACCCCTCTAGAGCGTCAGGCCCTCAAGAATATCAGTTTCGTCGTCCCTTCAGGCAAAATTGTCGGCATACTGGGACTGGTAGGGTCAGGAAAAACGACTTTGGTTAGAACCCTTAACGGACTTTTGAAACCGGATTCAGGGAGAATTGTTTTGGGTGGCGCAGATATTTCGAAGTATGGTTCCGACCTAAGAAAAAAAGTTGCGCTAGTCTTTCAACACCCTGAAAAACAATTGTTTGAAGAAACAGTTTTCCGCGATATAGCCTTCCCATTAATTAACAATGATGACTTCTCTGAAGAGGATGTCGAAGTACTAGTCAGCAAAGCATGTTCCAGAGTTAGATTAGAAATTGATGAGATAAGAGACCGGAGTCCTTTCGAACTTTCGTCTGGTGAAAAAAGACGCGTCGCTTTGGCTGGGGCTCTTGTCAACGATCCTGAAATTCTGATACTTGACGAGCCGGCGTCGGACCTTGATCCACCTTCTCTGGTCACACTGAAGGATTTCATAAGATCTTTCAATAATGGCGGCTCCCGTACTGTAATGATAGTATCTCACGAAATGGATTGTTTCCTCTCGGAATTAGACTTGCTTCTGGTAATTCATGAGGGGCAAGAGGTTTGTTTCGGTTCTATCCGGAAAGTTTGTTCAGAGCTACGTAATCATTCCGAACTTAGGCGAATATTGCCCACGGTTGGATTACTTGTGGAGGAGTTGAGATCTCGAAATATATCGATGCCCAAAGATACTTTCGATTTGCAATCTATCAGGGACAGCATTGTTCAAGCGTTCCGTTCAGGAAGGTTATTGAATTGA
- a CDS encoding outer membrane lipoprotein carrier protein LolA, translating to MKKIFFLIPLIFVTFSLLSGPSRGETLDVQNIIKKIQDTYNTNCCFTASFDQLTVNVAMDMRDRFHGRMYVKKPLDIALEVSSPERQKVVMKGRNYLVYFYDDGSQVHGEVPPEINIENFFGFFTNIAALDKNFRVELSPRQPEQEEKLIFLELTNNANSQAQVKIVLGVDRIRYTINRAIIYDALGNYNRFDLSDVTFLKSIPDSRFDIKPASH from the coding sequence TTGAAGAAAATCTTTTTTCTTATTCCACTCATTTTTGTGACATTCTCTCTCTTGTCTGGTCCCAGCCGGGGCGAAACTCTGGATGTCCAAAATATAATCAAAAAGATTCAGGACACCTACAACACGAACTGCTGCTTCACTGCGTCATTTGATCAATTGACCGTCAATGTGGCCATGGATATGAGAGACAGGTTTCATGGCCGAATGTATGTAAAAAAACCGCTGGATATAGCCCTGGAAGTATCTAGTCCTGAACGGCAAAAGGTAGTGATGAAGGGCAGGAATTACCTGGTATATTTTTACGATGACGGATCTCAGGTGCACGGAGAAGTGCCCCCGGAAATTAATATTGAGAATTTCTTTGGTTTTTTTACCAACATCGCGGCTCTGGACAAAAATTTCAGGGTTGAGTTGTCTCCCAGACAACCCGAACAGGAAGAAAAGCTGATTTTCCTTGAATTAACCAATAACGCCAACTCACAGGCACAGGTTAAAATAGTTCTGGGCGTTGACAGAATTCGTTACACTATAAATCGGGCCATCATTTATGACGCCCTTGGAAACTACAATCGTTTTGACCTGTCTGACGTGACCTTCTTAAAATCAATTCCTGATTCCCGTTTCGACATCAAACCGGCTTCTCACTGA
- the rimO gene encoding 30S ribosomal protein S12 methylthiotransferase RimO produces MKYFNLISLGCPKNRVDSEKILHVMFAAGFKYTEDQQKAQVLIINTCAFIQPAVEESISVILDSFQLNPTALLVVAGCLPLRYKQKLHESFPEVDMFITPEQIEGFAQSVKLSLLKKTERLNNRKESSSRLRYEYQICPDYERGNDCGSSDDSAEAVAQLAVKEKSSDIYEFNRALSTPGFAYLRISDGCDHECKFCAIPLIRGKLRSETIEDLAREATTLSGLGVKELVLVAQDLSSYGRDLGIKNGLVRLLERLDSTPGIEWIRLMYLYPSGVKSDLIDMIQGSQKILPYVDVPIQHISDRVLKSMGRPWNGEKIKDMIDFMRSRIPEIVIRTTVMVGYPTEEDSDFDELKRFISEFKLDHVGVFTYFQEEGSPSEKLGDPIQKKIKNARARAIRSIHSTFLKKRNKTRIGRIESSIVEGISEESDLLLEGRVWDQAPEVDGKLYITSGTADVGAIKRVLITGANGVDLFGEIQD; encoded by the coding sequence ATGAAATATTTTAACCTTATAAGTCTGGGCTGCCCGAAAAATAGAGTGGACAGTGAAAAAATCCTCCACGTCATGTTCGCCGCAGGATTTAAATATACTGAAGATCAACAAAAGGCCCAGGTGCTAATAATAAATACATGCGCATTCATTCAACCCGCTGTTGAAGAATCAATCTCCGTGATTCTCGACAGTTTTCAATTGAACCCCACGGCCCTTCTCGTCGTCGCGGGCTGTTTGCCTTTACGTTACAAACAGAAGTTGCATGAATCGTTTCCGGAAGTTGACATGTTCATAACACCGGAACAGATAGAAGGGTTTGCGCAGTCGGTTAAACTGAGTCTCTTGAAAAAAACTGAAAGGTTAAACAACCGTAAAGAGTCTTCTAGCCGTCTTCGTTATGAATATCAAATTTGTCCTGATTACGAGAGAGGCAATGATTGCGGCTCCTCGGATGATTCAGCGGAGGCCGTCGCTCAACTCGCGGTTAAAGAAAAAAGCAGTGATATTTACGAATTCAACCGAGCCTTGTCCACCCCTGGATTCGCATATTTGAGGATTTCAGATGGATGTGATCATGAATGTAAATTTTGCGCGATTCCACTGATACGGGGAAAGCTCAGGAGTGAGACCATTGAGGATTTAGCCCGAGAGGCGACGACGCTGTCTGGTCTCGGCGTGAAAGAGCTGGTTCTGGTCGCGCAGGATCTCTCGTCATATGGACGCGATCTGGGTATCAAGAATGGCCTCGTCAGGTTACTTGAGAGGCTTGACTCAACACCCGGCATAGAGTGGATAAGGCTGATGTACTTGTATCCCAGCGGCGTCAAATCAGATCTTATTGATATGATTCAGGGATCTCAGAAAATATTGCCTTATGTTGATGTCCCCATTCAGCACATTTCCGACCGGGTCTTGAAATCTATGGGGAGGCCCTGGAATGGGGAAAAAATAAAGGACATGATTGATTTCATGCGTTCCAGGATCCCTGAGATAGTGATTAGGACAACGGTCATGGTTGGTTATCCCACAGAAGAGGACTCGGATTTTGACGAACTCAAACGTTTTATCAGCGAGTTTAAGTTGGACCATGTAGGGGTTTTTACCTACTTTCAGGAAGAAGGATCTCCTTCAGAAAAGCTTGGAGACCCCATTCAGAAGAAAATTAAAAACGCGCGAGCCAGGGCGATTCGATCTATTCACTCAACATTCTTGAAAAAGAGGAACAAGACGAGAATCGGTCGGATTGAGTCCTCAATAGTGGAAGGTATCTCAGAAGAATCAGATTTGCTTTTGGAGGGTAGGGTCTGGGACCAGGCTCCGGAAGTAGACGGAAAGCTTTATATTACATCGGGAACGGCCGATGTAGGAGCGATCAAGCGCGTGCTGATAACGGGAGCTAATGGAGTGGACCTGTTCGGTGAGATACAGGATTGA